The segment CAACTGCGTCTGTACCGCTGCGACCACTTGCGGGTGGTTGTGGCCGATGTTCATCACACCGATACCGCCGACGAAGTCGAGGTAGCGCTTGCCGTCAACATCCCACAACTCCGCCCCCTGAGCTCGATCGATGACCAGCGGATGGGCGGTGACCAGGCCACGCGGCACGAACCGATCACGCTGTTGGAGCAGATAAGGGGTTTCTTCGCATTTGCTGTTCATGGCATCTCCCATAGTGAGCCGAGCAACCGGGAGGCGGCTGCGATGCTGATGAGGTTAAGCCTTCGCGGCAAAGTTCTAAGCCGAACTTGGCCGCCGAGAGATTCGGATCAACTGTTTTCCTCCCGGCAAACGGCAGAATCGGCCACGGCATGGAATCTGCCGGATTCGGCCCGAGACAACTCGGCATGCTGCGTTCAGCGAGGCCATTTCGACATTTACTGCTCTGACGCTGCGGCACACTGGATGCCTTCGCATACAGGAGAAATGCCCATGGCACTGCTCTACAAAGCTGACCCGGTGCGCGGCGAAAGATGGCAAGCGCTGTTCGCTGAACAGGCGCCGGATATTGAATGGCGTGCCTGGCCGGATATCGGCGACCCGCATGACGTCCGTTACCTAGCGGCCTGGCAGGCGCCGGAAAATCTCGACTCATTGCTACCGAATCTGCAGGTGCTTTTCGCCCTATCAGCTGGTGTCGATCAACTCGACCTGGGCCGCCTGCCACAGTCCTTGCCTGTGGTTCGTCTGCTCGACCCAGGCATCACCAAGGGCATGTGCGAATACGCCAGTTTCGCCGTGCTCGGGCTACATCGAGACATGCTGCGCTACCGTCAGCAACAGGCCGAGAAATGCTGGCAGGCGCACCGGTTGGTGCCGGCACACCAGCGTCGGGTCGGGGTGCTGGGCCTTGGTTTGCAGGCACGACAAATACTCACCACCTTAAGGCCCTATGGATTCGCCCTGTCCGGTTGGGCTCGCAGCCTGCATCACATCCCCGGCGTCGACTGCTTCGCTGGCCCCGATCAACTGCCGGTCTTCCTCGGCCAGTGCGACATCCTACTCTGCGCCCTGCCGCTGACTGAGCAGACCCAGGGGATTCTCGACCGCGAACTGTTCCAACAGCTGCCCAAAGGCGCCGCGCTGATCAACATGGGGCGCGGTGGCCATCTGGTAGAGGAGGACCTGCTCGAAGCCCTGGATAGCGGTCAACTCAGCGCCGCGGTGCTCGATGTACTGCAGCAGGAGCCTGCCGGGCCAGATCATCCGTTCTGGCAGCACCCGAAGATTCTGCTGACCCCGCATATCGCTGCGATGACCCAACCGGAAAGCGCCTTTTCTGTGCTGCTGGAGAATATCCGTCGTCATCAGCGCGGCGAACCCATGCTCGGGCAGATCGACCGCAAGCAGGGCTACTAGCTCCCAGCTTGAACAACTTACCCCCCAGGCGAGTGCATCCCGTTGTGACGTAAGCCGAGGCGGGCTACGCCTCGGCAAGAACGTCATTGGGTGATTACATAAGCCACGACGGCCGTACACCGCCAAACGCTTACAACATGCAAGGCTATGGCGTGGTCGACCTGCTGAGCTTCTACAAGCTCAATGAAGATGTCCGACTGAACCTGGATGTGAAGAATCTGTTTAACGAGGAGTACGAGGAAGGGGCGTTCAATTTCTATGCGTACCCCGGCGCACCGTGCACCGTTCAGTTTGGCATCGCCTACACCTTCTGACCGACACGGTCGGCTCGCTCAAGCACGGCCAGGCGCAGTCGCCTGGCCTCGGCGGAAGCACGAGTCATCCGAGCGCCTTCCAACTGAGCAGCTAAATGCCGCCAGCCTGCAGCTGAATTGGATAGATCGCATCATAACCAGTGACGATGCGATAGATAACGCCCTCCCGCTCGAGATCGGTCAGGACAGCGTCGAGACGCTTCCTGAAATCTTGCTTGTACGGATAGGCCTGCGGGTTGGTGCGGGTATAACCAAGATGCCCAGTCTCACCGGAAAGCCAAGGGCCCTCGATCAACCAGTCAAGACCGTACTGCCCGAATACGCCGTCGCTGTGCATTTGCTCCAGCTCCCAGAGCACTGCACGGCGGTCGTTGATGTACGCATCCAGGCGACCGCGATAAAGCATGGCCAGGCTTGTTCGGTTGTCCTTGACGTAGACCTGATGCAACTCGCCACTGGTAAGCATGCGCTGGTAATCCCGATTGAGGACATTGATGAAGCCCCTGTTCTGGCCGATGCGCAGGCCGCCGTAGGCTTGCGGAAACTGCTCGTCCGAAAGTTTCCGGGCGACCTCGGCCCGCAAGAAGACCACCAGCTTTTCCTGCAGTATGGGCCGCGAATAGTCCATCCACGGCCGCTCGCTAGGCCGGTAGTACGGCGGATACAGGGCAAAGGCCCGGCCCTTGGACAATTCCCTGAGGGCGCGCGCCCAGGGCAAGGGGCGAATCTGTACGCGATACTCGGGCATGCGGGCGAAGGCCGCCCGCAGAATATCGTGGTAGAGCCCCTTGGCCTGGTAGCCCTCGGCATAGCTGTAAGGCGGGTAGCCGGCGTCACAGAGAATGGTCACCTCGATGGGCGGGCTCGCCCAGCTACCAGCATTCAGCCAGCACGCCAGCATCCCGACCAACAACTTACGCATATCCAGTCCCTCGAACGGCACGGCCCAGCCGAATCTCACGCAAAAAAAAGCCCGCAGTGTGAACGGGCTAAGAGGGTTACAAACTAGCTAATCAGACAGGGATTTCAGAGCGCCGATACGATTGCGGCACCGACATCCTGGGTCGAACCTTGCCCACCAAGATCGGGGGTGATCGGCCCTTCGGCGATGACCCGTTCGATAGCCCTGAGGATTCCGTCGTGGGCAGCCCGGTAACGCTCGTCGCCATTCCCGAGGAAGTCCAGCATCAGCGCCCCGGACCAGATCATCGCAATGGGGTTGGCGATGTTGCGTCCGTAGATGTCCGGCGCCGAACCGTGCACCGGCTCGAACAGCGAGGGGAAACGCCGTTCCGGATCCAGGTTCGCCGACGGCGCGATGCCGATGGTGCCGGCGCAGGCCGGGCCAAGATCCGAGAGAATGTCACCGAAAAGGTTCGAGGCCACCACCACGTCGAAGCGATCGGGCTGCAACACGAAACGCGCACAGAGAATGTCGATGTGCTGCTTGTCCCAACTCACTTCAGGGTACTGCTCAGCCATCCGCTCGGTGCGTTCATCCCAGTACGGCATGCTGATCGAGATACCGTTGGACTTGGTCGCCGAGGTTAACTGCTTGCGCGGTCGGGTCTGCGCCAGGTCGAAAGCGAACTTGAGAATCCGGTCCACACCACGGCGCGTGAACACTGACTCCTGCAGCACGAACTCATGCTCGGTGCCTTCGAACATCTTGCCGCCCACCGAGGAATATTCACCCTCGGTGTTCTCGCGGATCACCACGAAGTCGATGTCGCCCGCTTCGCGACCGGCCAGCGGACACGGCACACCCGGGAACAGGCGTACAGGACGGATGTTCACGTACTGGTCGAAGTCGCGGCGGAACTTGAGCAGCGAGCCCCACAGCGAGATGTGATCGGGTACCTTGTCCGGCCACCCTACGGCACCGAAGTAGATGGCGTCGAAGCCCTTGAGTTGCTCGAACCAGTCGTCGGGCATCATCTGCCCGTGCTCCAGGTAGTAATCGCAGTTGGCCCATTCGAGCACTTCGATGCTCAGATTCAGATCCCACTTGCGCGCAGCCTGCTCCAGCACGCGCAGCCCCTCGGGCAGCACTTCCTTGCCGATGCCATCGCCGGCGATCGCGGCGATTCTGTATGTCTTGCTCATGCTTCAGTCCCCTAGATGTCGACTCAGGCGCCCAGCAGCCCACCGATATGGAAAGCCTTGATTTCCAGATATTCGTCCAGCCCGTACTTGGAGCCCTCGCGACCCAGACCCGACTGCTTGACGCCACCGAACGGCGCTACCTCCATCGAGATCAATCCGGTATTCAGACCGACCATGCCGAACTCCAGCGCCTCACCGAAACGCCAGGATCGACGCAGGTCCTGAGTGAAGAAGTAGGCGCCGAGGCCGTAAGGAGTCGCGTTGGCGATAGCCAGGGCCTCTGCTTCAGTTCTGAAGCGCATCAGTGGCGCGACTGGCCCGAAGGTTTCCTCGTTCGCCAGCAGCATGTCGGCGCGAGCTTCGCCGAGCACCGTCGGCTTGACGAATTGGCTATCGTCCTCAGGCACGCCACCACAGAGCAGACGGGCTCCTTTACTCAGGGCATCGTCAACATGTCGGGCGACCTTGCTCACAGCCGCGGCATTGATCAGCGGACCAATGGTGGTAGCGGACTCCATTCCATCGCCGACACGGAGCTTGCCCACCTCCTCCACCAAGCGCGCAGCGAAGCGCTCATAAATACCGTCCTGCACCAGGATTCGATTGGCGCAGACGCAAGTTTGCCCGGCGTTGCGGAACTTGCTCTGCATCACCCCGGCGACCGCCTGTTCGAGGTCTGCATCGTCGAATACGATGAAGGGCGCATTGCCGCCCAGCTCGAGGCTGAGGCGCTTGATCTGATTGGCGCTCTGGCGCATCAGCAAGCTGCCAACGGCAGTCGAACCGGTGAAGGAAATCTTGCGCACGGTCGGATTGCTGGTCAGCTCCTCACCGATGCCCGCCGGCATGCCGGTGACCACGTTGAAGACGCCAGCCGGGATGCCAACGCGCTCGGCCAGCACTGCCAGCGCCAGCGCCGACAGCGGAGTCAGATCGGAGGGCTTGACCACCATAGGACAGCCGGCTGCCAGGGCTGGCGCGCACTTGCGGGTGATCATCGCATTGGGGAAGTTCCACGGCGTGATGGCCGCGCACACACCGACCGGCTGCTTCAGGGTAAGCAGGCGACGATCGCCACTAGGCGCGGGAATGGTTTCGCCATACACCCGGCGAGCCTCCTCGGCGAACCATTTGACGAAACTGGCGCCGTACCGAATCTCGCCCTGGGCTTCAGCAAGCGGCTTGCCTTGCTCGCAGGTCATGATCAGTGCCAGATCGTCGAGATTGTCGAGCATGGCCTCATACCAGCGCTCGAGCAGCGCAGCACGCAGCGCAGCGGGCCGTGCTCGCCAGGCAGGCCAGGCACGTTCGGCCGCTTCGATGGCGCGGCGAGTTTCGCTGCCCTGCAGAGCTGGAATCCGGGCGAGACACTCGCCGTTGGCAGGGTTGACGACATCGAGCGTGTCGCCATTATCGGCGCTCACCCACTGGCCATCGATATAGGCACGTTCCACCAACAGGCTGGGATCTTTCAGACGATTCTTCAACATGGTCGAGTCCTGTTCCGAGACAGACTTCAGTCTATTGAGCCGAGGCAGACGAGGATGCTGAAAGCGCGGTTTGAGCGGTGACGGATGCTGAAATTCATCCACCAACGGCAGGCTCTGCCGGCACTCCAAATCAGGCGCGCGAGGTACCGAATCAGATCACGAAGTGTCTGACCATATCGCTCATCTCCCCGGCGAGATCCGCGAGTTGGCGGCTGGAAAGCTGAGTCCGATCGGCTCCATTGGAAGTCAGCGCGGCGACCTCTCGGATATTGAGCAGATTGCGATCCACCTCGCGCGCTACCTGGGATTGCTGCTCGGTGGCGCTGGCGATGCACAGGTTCCGTTCGTTGATCTCGGTGATAGCGCCGACGATGCGCTGCAGTGCCACACCCGCCGCGCGGGCGAGCTCCAAGGTCTCCCGGGTTCGCCCATCGCTGCTGCGCATGGCCCGCAGAGCGTCCTGGCTGCCCTGTTGCACCGCGCCGATGATGGTTTCGATCTGCCGGGTAGAATCCTGTGTGCGTCGGGCCAGTGCCCGAACCTCGTCGGCCACCACGGCAAAACCGCGGCCGCTTTCGCCTGCTCGCGCTGCTTCAATCGCCGCGTTCAGGGCCAGGAGGTTGGTCTGCTCGGCGATCGCTCGAATCACATCCAACACCGATCCGATGTCGTCGATACGACCGGCCAACGACTGTAAGGCCTGCGCGGTGCACTCGATATCGCCGGCTAGGGCCTCGATGGCATCAACCGTGCGGATAACACTGTCGTGTCCTTGACGCGAGCACTGGTCCGCCGAAAGCGACACCTCGGAGGTGGACACCGCATTGCGCGCTACCTCTTCGATGGCCGTGGTCAGCTGCGTCACGGCGGCAGCGGCCTGGTCAAGCTCCTCGCACTGGCGCTGCAGGCCACAGGAGGCCCCCTCGGTTACCGTGCTCAGCTCGCCCGAAGCCGTGGCCAACTGCTCTGAAGAACACACAATCTGCCTGACCGTGACGCGCAGATCGGTTTGCATACGGTGTAATGCCTGCAGCAGGCGAGCCGCTTCGTCGCGGCCGTCACTTTCCAGCGGCTGGCTCAGGTCGCCCTTGGCGATACGCTCGGCGGCAGCCATGGCCTCTCTCAGCTGAGCGAGCAAACGCATAACGATCAATGCGGCGACAGTGCCACCAATCAGCAACAGTGCCAGCAGAGCGGCGGACATGAGCAGGGTGTGGCGGCGGTGTTCATCACGCCGCTCGCCCAGCCTCTTCTCGAGCTCCATCAGGGCGGAGTCGCCAATCGCCTGCAAGCCGTCGATCGACCGAGCATAAGCGGCCAGGTAATCCGCCACCGGGTAGGTCAGCTTCAAACCGGCACCACCGCCGGCAAAATCCAGTTCTATGGCCGAGATCAACTCCTTGTCGGTCAATGCCAAGGCTTTCTGGATCTGCGGACGCAGCGAAGCCAGCGGTGCCTCCAGCATGGCCGCGAGCGCCGGATCGGCGGCAGAGGCCTTGGCGAACGCGCGGCTCATCCTCTCGGCACTGACCAGCGCCTGGGCACTGAGCCCCATCAGGGCGCCTTGCTGCTCCGGCAGAATGCGACCCTGTGCCAGATACAGGGCGCCGTAGCTACGCAGCTGGCCGAACAGTTCGGCGGTCTGCGGCATCTCGATCAGCGCTGAGTTGATCAGTGCGGCGCTGTCCAGAAGCGGATCCAGCGCCAACTCGAAGTGATCGAGCAAGGCATCTTCAATCAGCAGGCTGGACGCGATGAGCTGCGCATGCTGTTGCAGGCTCTGTCTGGCACCGATATCGCCCTGGCCGATCTTCTCGGAAAGGGTGCGCCATTGCTCACGCACCTGCTGCCAGGCGGCCAGTAGATCGGCTTCGACATCGGCTGCGTGCAGCGCCTGCTCGCTCGCCTCGAAGGCACGCTGCAACTCGGCCTGTTTAGCCTGGCGAGCCTGCTGCAGGCCGCTGTCGCCGCCGAGCATGCTGGCGGTCAGATCGCGATGTTGCTGGGTCAGCGCGACCAGCTGCAGCAGCGTCTGCACCGGCACAACACCATGCAATTCACGCTCGGCTTGGTGGCCGCTTTTCAGCGCGCCGAACAAGTACAGAGTGGTCGGCACCAGGACCAGGCTGAAGGCCAATGCACCGAGCAAGACGAACTTGGCGGAGAAGGACAAGTATTCCATAGCTTTCATGGCAGGGTTTCCAGCAGTGCTCGGGACTACGAGGAGCCTCAGCAGTCCAGCTTTATGGTTATAGTTTTTTGCCCACGACTGTCGCCTGCGTAGCCGCGCGGCCCGGCTGCGGGCGCGAGGCGGCCGTAGCAGAGCGTCGGCGCTACGCCTTCAGCGAGCCCAGCAGCCCATCAAGAAAACGCTCGCTGGCGTCCATCTGGCTCAACTCGACGA is part of the Pseudomonas lalkuanensis genome and harbors:
- a CDS encoding substrate-binding periplasmic protein, which gives rise to MRKLLVGMLACWLNAGSWASPPIEVTILCDAGYPPYSYAEGYQAKGLYHDILRAAFARMPEYRVQIRPLPWARALRELSKGRAFALYPPYYRPSERPWMDYSRPILQEKLVVFLRAEVARKLSDEQFPQAYGGLRIGQNRGFINVLNRDYQRMLTSGELHQVYVKDNRTSLAMLYRGRLDAYINDRRAVLWELEQMHSDGVFGQYGLDWLIEGPWLSGETGHLGYTRTNPQAYPYKQDFRKRLDAVLTDLEREGVIYRIVTGYDAIYPIQLQAGGI
- a CDS encoding 2-hydroxyacid dehydrogenase; protein product: MALLYKADPVRGERWQALFAEQAPDIEWRAWPDIGDPHDVRYLAAWQAPENLDSLLPNLQVLFALSAGVDQLDLGRLPQSLPVVRLLDPGITKGMCEYASFAVLGLHRDMLRYRQQQAEKCWQAHRLVPAHQRRVGVLGLGLQARQILTTLRPYGFALSGWARSLHHIPGVDCFAGPDQLPVFLGQCDILLCALPLTEQTQGILDRELFQQLPKGAALINMGRGGHLVEEDLLEALDSGQLSAAVLDVLQQEPAGPDHPFWQHPKILLTPHIAAMTQPESAFSVLLENIRRHQRGEPMLGQIDRKQGY
- a CDS encoding methyl-accepting chemotaxis protein → MKAMEYLSFSAKFVLLGALAFSLVLVPTTLYLFGALKSGHQAERELHGVVPVQTLLQLVALTQQHRDLTASMLGGDSGLQQARQAKQAELQRAFEASEQALHAADVEADLLAAWQQVREQWRTLSEKIGQGDIGARQSLQQHAQLIASSLLIEDALLDHFELALDPLLDSAALINSALIEMPQTAELFGQLRSYGALYLAQGRILPEQQGALMGLSAQALVSAERMSRAFAKASAADPALAAMLEAPLASLRPQIQKALALTDKELISAIELDFAGGGAGLKLTYPVADYLAAYARSIDGLQAIGDSALMELEKRLGERRDEHRRHTLLMSAALLALLLIGGTVAALIVMRLLAQLREAMAAAERIAKGDLSQPLESDGRDEAARLLQALHRMQTDLRVTVRQIVCSSEQLATASGELSTVTEGASCGLQRQCEELDQAAAAVTQLTTAIEEVARNAVSTSEVSLSADQCSRQGHDSVIRTVDAIEALAGDIECTAQALQSLAGRIDDIGSVLDVIRAIAEQTNLLALNAAIEAARAGESGRGFAVVADEVRALARRTQDSTRQIETIIGAVQQGSQDALRAMRSSDGRTRETLELARAAGVALQRIVGAITEINERNLCIASATEQQSQVAREVDRNLLNIREVAALTSNGADRTQLSSRQLADLAGEMSDMVRHFVI
- a CDS encoding tartrate dehydrogenase, which gives rise to MSKTYRIAAIAGDGIGKEVLPEGLRVLEQAARKWDLNLSIEVLEWANCDYYLEHGQMMPDDWFEQLKGFDAIYFGAVGWPDKVPDHISLWGSLLKFRRDFDQYVNIRPVRLFPGVPCPLAGREAGDIDFVVIRENTEGEYSSVGGKMFEGTEHEFVLQESVFTRRGVDRILKFAFDLAQTRPRKQLTSATKSNGISISMPYWDERTERMAEQYPEVSWDKQHIDILCARFVLQPDRFDVVVASNLFGDILSDLGPACAGTIGIAPSANLDPERRFPSLFEPVHGSAPDIYGRNIANPIAMIWSGALMLDFLGNGDERYRAAHDGILRAIERVIAEGPITPDLGGQGSTQDVGAAIVSAL
- a CDS encoding NAD-dependent succinate-semialdehyde dehydrogenase, with the translated sequence MLKNRLKDPSLLVERAYIDGQWVSADNGDTLDVVNPANGECLARIPALQGSETRRAIEAAERAWPAWRARPAALRAALLERWYEAMLDNLDDLALIMTCEQGKPLAEAQGEIRYGASFVKWFAEEARRVYGETIPAPSGDRRLLTLKQPVGVCAAITPWNFPNAMITRKCAPALAAGCPMVVKPSDLTPLSALALAVLAERVGIPAGVFNVVTGMPAGIGEELTSNPTVRKISFTGSTAVGSLLMRQSANQIKRLSLELGGNAPFIVFDDADLEQAVAGVMQSKFRNAGQTCVCANRILVQDGIYERFAARLVEEVGKLRVGDGMESATTIGPLINAAAVSKVARHVDDALSKGARLLCGGVPEDDSQFVKPTVLGEARADMLLANEETFGPVAPLMRFRTEAEALAIANATPYGLGAYFFTQDLRRSWRFGEALEFGMVGLNTGLISMEVAPFGGVKQSGLGREGSKYGLDEYLEIKAFHIGGLLGA